The Desulfarculaceae bacterium genome window below encodes:
- a CDS encoding PAS domain S-box protein, with protein sequence MLPPGDDNCREHLAEAAQELEKFRTIVETAELGVVTINENHEVIYLNPAAEKMFGYDRAEILGGDLSPLIPSEHRERHRHYVERYVRTRRGKMIGHTAELEAERRDGTRFPVSISFSVAEVAGSPLMTAIFRDLSKEAGLEQKVKQSQRLAILGEMVATVSHEIRSPLTLIGGFARQLEREDGLSGKGRDKVKIITKEVERLETILNELGDLSRPAKYNWRESDLSQVVEHVAELMGPKLEAAGVELSLNKDEELPRVMADNDRLSQVLINLINNAVQAAGEGAKVEVALMANGNGVKLEVRDDGPGLDPAHLEEIFTPFFTTKSGGTGLGLPVARRIIEEHGGSIELANREGGGTIARILLPPAPALQQTLPLG encoded by the coding sequence ATGCTACCCCCGGGCGATGACAACTGCCGCGAACACCTGGCCGAAGCGGCCCAGGAGCTGGAGAAGTTTCGCACCATCGTGGAAACCGCCGAGCTGGGGGTGGTGACCATCAATGAGAACCACGAGGTGATCTACCTCAACCCGGCGGCCGAAAAGATGTTCGGCTACGACCGGGCCGAGATCCTGGGCGGCGATCTCTCGCCCCTAATCCCCTCGGAGCACCGCGAGCGCCACCGCCACTACGTGGAGCGCTACGTGCGCACCCGGCGGGGCAAGATGATCGGCCACACCGCCGAGCTGGAGGCCGAGCGCCGCGACGGCACCCGCTTCCCGGTCTCCATCAGCTTCTCGGTGGCCGAGGTGGCCGGCAGCCCCCTGATGACCGCCATCTTCCGCGACCTGAGCAAGGAAGCGGGCCTGGAGCAGAAGGTCAAGCAGAGCCAGCGCCTGGCCATCCTGGGGGAGATGGTGGCCACGGTGAGCCACGAGATACGCTCGCCGCTCACCCTCATCGGCGGCTTCGCCCGCCAGCTGGAGCGCGAGGACGGCCTCAGCGGCAAGGGCCGCGACAAGGTTAAGATCATCACCAAAGAGGTGGAGCGCCTGGAGACGATCCTCAATGAGCTGGGCGACCTCTCGCGGCCGGCCAAGTACAACTGGCGCGAAAGCGACCTCAGCCAGGTGGTGGAGCACGTGGCCGAGCTCATGGGCCCCAAGCTGGAGGCCGCCGGGGTGGAGCTGTCGCTGAACAAGGACGAGGAGCTGCCCCGGGTCATGGCCGACAACGACCGCTTGAGCCAGGTCTTGATCAACCTGATCAACAACGCGGTGCAGGCCGCGGGCGAGGGGGCCAAGGTGGAGGTGGCCCTCATGGCCAACGGCAACGGGGTCAAGCTGGAGGTGCGCGACGACGGCCCCGGCCTGGACCCGGCCCATCTGGAAGAGATATTCACCCCCTTCTTCACCACCAAGTCCGGGGGCACCGGCCTGGGCCTGCCCGTGGCCCGGCGCATCATCGAGGAGCACGGCGGCAGCATCGAGCTGGCCAACCGAGAGGGAGGCGGGACCATCGCCCGCATCCTTTTGCCCCCGGCCCCGGCCTTGCAGCAGACGCTCCCCCTGGGCTAA
- a CDS encoding glutamate decarboxylase: MPLHAKEKIRENLLDDIYASNDLSVAMPKYKFPVNENRPRSAYQAVHDELMLDGNARQNLATFCSTWVDPEIHKLMDECVDKNMIDKDEYPQTAELEARCVAMLADLWNSPEAENTVGCSTTGSSEAAMLGGMALKWRWRERMKAAGKPTDRPNLVTGPVQICWHKFTRYWEVEHREVPMEGERLIMTPEVVAQYCDENTIGVVSTLGVTYTGQYEDIKGIGQALDQLQADKGWDIPIHVDAASGGFLAPFCQPQLEWDFRLPRVKSINASGHKFGLAPLGVGWAVWRDRKELPEDLIFWVNYLGSNIPTFALNFSRPGGQIVAQYYNFLRLGREGYRKVQQACYDTAVFLGREIEKLGPFQVLYNGEGGIPALLWSIKPGTEPGFSLYDLSDKLRGRGWQVPAYSMPANRQDLVVCRAMIRHGVSRDLACQLLDDIQRCLDYFAKHPVQEPMSAAEGAGFSHSGVGAAPAK, translated from the coding sequence ATGCCTCTGCACGCCAAGGAAAAGATCCGGGAAAACCTGCTGGACGACATCTACGCCTCCAACGACCTGTCGGTGGCCATGCCCAAGTACAAGTTCCCGGTCAACGAGAACCGCCCGCGCAGCGCCTATCAGGCGGTGCACGACGAGCTGATGCTCGACGGCAACGCCCGCCAGAACCTGGCCACCTTCTGCTCCACCTGGGTGGACCCGGAGATCCACAAGCTCATGGACGAGTGCGTGGACAAGAACATGATCGACAAGGACGAGTATCCCCAGACCGCCGAGCTGGAGGCCCGCTGCGTGGCCATGCTGGCCGACCTCTGGAACTCGCCCGAGGCGGAAAACACGGTGGGTTGCTCCACCACCGGCTCCAGCGAGGCGGCCATGCTGGGGGGCATGGCCCTGAAGTGGCGCTGGCGCGAGCGCATGAAGGCGGCGGGCAAGCCCACGGACCGGCCCAACCTGGTCACCGGCCCGGTGCAGATCTGCTGGCACAAGTTCACCCGCTACTGGGAGGTGGAGCACCGCGAGGTGCCCATGGAGGGCGAGCGCCTGATCATGACCCCCGAGGTGGTGGCCCAGTACTGCGACGAGAACACCATCGGGGTGGTCTCCACCCTGGGGGTGACCTACACCGGCCAGTACGAGGACATCAAGGGCATCGGCCAGGCTTTGGACCAACTCCAGGCCGACAAGGGCTGGGACATCCCCATCCACGTGGACGCGGCCAGCGGCGGCTTCTTGGCCCCCTTTTGCCAGCCCCAACTGGAATGGGACTTCCGCCTGCCCAGGGTGAAATCCATCAACGCCTCGGGCCACAAGTTCGGCCTGGCCCCCCTGGGAGTGGGCTGGGCGGTGTGGCGCGACCGCAAGGAGCTGCCCGAGGACCTTATCTTCTGGGTCAATTACCTGGGCAGCAACATTCCCACCTTTGCCCTGAACTTCTCCCGCCCCGGCGGCCAGATCGTGGCCCAGTACTACAACTTCCTGCGCCTGGGCCGGGAGGGCTACCGCAAGGTGCAGCAGGCCTGCTATGACACGGCGGTGTTTTTGGGCCGGGAGATCGAGAAGCTGGGGCCCTTCCAGGTGCTCTACAACGGCGAGGGCGGCATCCCGGCCCTGCTTTGGAGCATCAAGCCGGGCACGGAGCCGGGCTTCAGCCTCTACGACCTCTCGGACAAGCTGCGCGGCCGGGGCTGGCAGGTGCCCGCCTACTCCATGCCCGCCAACCGCCAGGACCTGGTGGTGTGCCGCGCCATGATCCGCCACGGGGTCAGCCGCGACCTGGCCTGCCAGCTGTTGGACGACATCCAGCGCTGCCTGGATTATTTTGCCAAGCACCCGGTGCAGGAGCCCATGAGCGCGGCGGAAGGCGCCGGCTTCTCCCATTCCGGTGTGGGCGCGGCCCCGGCCAAATGA
- a CDS encoding alpha/beta fold hydrolase, whose translation MSEERVFIEVNQQVSLEGGLSLPDAPRGAALVLHPHPLYGGSMHNNVVLALVQGAEKAGWAALRVNFRGVGRSTGRHDEGRGEQEDVIAAAAWLRERVPGPLALMGYSFGCLTGARAAERVEGLSGGVWVSPPYTLGDLPPWPQGAGPLLIMCGDADEYGDTAKLKAFDQAMGARSTLMLTPGGDHFWLGGESALTRESTRLLQRINELDS comes from the coding sequence ATGAGCGAAGAGCGAGTATTCATCGAGGTGAACCAGCAGGTCTCCCTGGAAGGCGGTCTTTCCCTGCCCGATGCGCCCCGGGGCGCGGCCCTGGTGCTGCACCCCCATCCCCTGTATGGCGGCTCCATGCACAACAACGTGGTGCTGGCCCTGGTGCAGGGGGCCGAAAAGGCGGGCTGGGCCGCATTGCGCGTCAACTTCCGGGGCGTGGGCCGCTCCACCGGCCGCCACGACGAGGGCCGGGGCGAGCAGGAGGACGTAATCGCGGCGGCGGCCTGGCTGCGGGAGCGGGTGCCCGGCCCCCTGGCGCTCATGGGCTACTCCTTCGGCTGCCTCACCGGGGCCCGGGCCGCGGAGCGGGTGGAGGGCCTGAGCGGCGGGGTGTGGGTCAGCCCGCCCTACACCCTGGGCGATCTGCCCCCCTGGCCCCAGGGCGCGGGGCCGCTTTTGATCATGTGCGGCGACGCCGACGAGTACGGCGACACGGCCAAGCTCAAGGCCTTTGACCAGGCCATGGGTGCACGGAGCACCTTGATGCTCACCCCAGGGGGCGATCACTTCTGGTTGGGGGGCGAGAGTGCACTGACCCGCGAGTCGACCCGGCTTTTGCAAAGAATTAATGAGCTTGATTCATGA